The window AACATCACATGCATTATATATGACGGTGCACATATTACAGAATTGCAAATGTAGGAGACCCTGTGTCTGCTGAGGAACTTTGTAACGTAAACTGAATATTTTACCTTGAAAATCACTCACGACCTAGATCTTGATGACACAACTACTTGCAGAATTACTCATAGAGAATGTGGCTTGCAAACCAAAACAACTACCGAAGTCAACACTGAAATACCAAAAGAAGATTTCTCTTTTTATTATTACTAAAGATGTATGTCACTGGTTCAATAATAGTATTGACTATGCTCGTTTATAATTAcaggtaaacattttatatagtgCCCTGTAAAATTATTCTGACCACTTGCCAAAGAATAGGAAAAAATGCAAAATGCAATGTAAAAATGACATTGTTAATAAGTTTCTTCTTACTCTCAAAATGTTAGAGAAATTGAACCTTAATGGGAGGTGAAATTGTTTAAATAGTAGCTAAAAGTAgccaatacatttttctcaaCATGTCATGGTGATTGACATTCCTATACATTATactccacacctgcggagtacctggtttggggggcccgttgctgtccctgtccttgtccatctggtcatacttctgacatagtataaaattaaatagactctggatttagcccacatgcatttattaattattccaattggagaccactgcacctttttctttcctttccaaagaagtcgaaaaggaaggctttgagtgaggaatagaagagttaaaatgaagagaccactgcaaattgaacacttttgttcctcactcaaaactttccttttcaacttttttggaaaggaaataaaaagttgCTGGGATCTacaatttttccagagctgtacatcaTGTACCCCATGCCCATTCTGCTTGGCTAGCGTGTTCCGAAGAGATGGTCTGGCTTCAGCAAAAGTTGTCATTAACATACTTACTGACAAGTACGATTGGAGAaaaaccttccaaaacacagtGGACGACCAGGAGCAGGGCCGACATCAACAAGAGAGCCAAGTCCTGCTCACAGAGGAATAGATATCCTCTTTAGCCAGGGATGTAAAACATGAACCACTTCTGTCCAGAATGACCCAAACACATCGGAATACCAAAAAGTTAATgtgtccacacaaacacacagaaaacacagatgcatataacacacacagtgtcttcTTGATCGCATGGTGTCTTCTTGATCgttcatttacacacaaaaaaacaagtttaACTGTGTGTCAGGGAAGCAAACACAAAGTAATATCATTAATGGTTGAAAAGCCTTTTTGGAAGAACTTTCGACTGAGGCAGCTGTTGAtgtagcttcagtgacttcatcTTGGCAGTAGGTTTCAGAGCGGTTGGTTGAACCGGTAGAAATCGGGTTGCACCTTTGAAGATTGCTGGGTGCATGTAACCTTGGTAATACTGTTCTTCATGCATTAACAAAAGATAAAGGCCATGTAATAATGTTATATCAGGGTGCATTATGAAACTGTTTTAACCACACCTCTTACGTTTGTGTTGCGACAGAAGTTCACACCTAACCACAATTGGGCATCCCTGTCACATAACTGGAAAGGAGGACACAAATATCTTATGTCCTTGGGCAAAACAggttgaaacaattacaaacagATCAGAGAGATGAACAGATTCCCTGAATGTAACCTTTTATTCATGCATGCGTCATGAAATATATGATAATTTTGATAAAAGATGGATGTTTCAAATCTAAAGTGCTGTCAGCGCTGTCATTCTCTTGTTTGTTCTACAAAGTTTGTGGAATGACACTTAATATCAGATAGGACTTCACATGGAGGAAGTGCACACACTGAGCAAACATAGAATTCATGACAAGTAAGACATTCTCAGAAGCCTTGACTCGCCAGTCTGGATCCCAGTTGATTCAAATCCGTTTGAGTGGAGAGAGTTTCTGAGTTCTGAGCAGAGTCATCCCAAAGGGAATTTCAGATAAACGAAGTTCAAGTATGAATATTatgttttcagaaaaaacatttggttaaATTCCAACCATTGCTTCTTTCACTACGTTTTAAAGAAAGATATTGGACGATAAAATAAATTGGGGTATTTCTTTCCATGGCATAACTTAACAGCTACATCAATAACCAAAATTAACAGCTTTGTTTGTGAAATTCAAATATGACACATTTTCCCTCTGCTAATTTTCCCGGTACTCTCCTAATTGGTGAAAGGATAGCCCCCAGGAGTGCAATGCAAGTGTTCATCACTGTTGTTTCTACAGCTGTTGCATAGTTGCTGGGGAAACTCCCTCGGAGGACAACAGAGACAGTCAGATGTTCACATGGGCCAATGGAAGATAAGGAATACAAAGGCCAGAGGAGGCTGTTATCAGCAACTAAGAACAACAACGTGTGAAAACCACCTTGAGACTGGGATAGTATGCAAAGTGCAGTAATTGCATAATCGCACTGAAATGCCCTATACTTGGAAAACAGCTTAATGAGTCAATCTAGACGAGCCTTGTACACCTAAATAATGtaggtttaaaaacatttaattaaaaacaaaaatgaaacgaGGTCGTAGGAAAGCCTACACACCATCACAGACATGCCCCctcaagaccccccccccccaccgcctcTTCTTTGCCATCACTCCATATCCACCCACATACTCtgccccccctcctccccacagCCTCCTTTAGCAAGAAAAATGATTCCAAAGTGCTTGTTCTCTTCGGCTAAACTTCTTGGAATTGAATGTAATTAGTCTGAAATACTCGACTATGAAAGAACCTGAAGCACTTCCCACCGAAGCAATCTTTTGACCCTCTCAGTGACAAACAAAGCTAATGCAGCCCCGACGGCAGCTGTTGGAAAGTTCCGGAATTTCTAGCGTTCATTACTGGTCGTCCCTCCGAGATTTGGCCAGTGGAGTGAGAAACCGCAGATTGCTTCACCACTGTTTATGACCTCtggtcaaaaaatatatatttatattgtgctCCGTCTtttatacaataaataaaatagttatgTGTGTCTATGCTGCAAATACAAATGAATCTTGTCCCATTAATCGCCTGAGTTAATGTTAAAATCTTGAGTACAGTAAATCTCATTGACATTAACAACTCTCACACAGCTTCTGAAGTGTTTTACAGTAGATTCAGGCTCTGTTACATTTTCAGAGAGCCAACATCACCTCGTCGTTCTGAGATGTTTCGGTGAGGTCGAACTGAGAGCGGCTCTTTGAACTCTCCTCCATGATCCCCTCAACACACCCAGTTATATTCTGCCTCACAGAGTGAAACGGGAGAGCTACTAATTAATTCAGAATTACAACTATAAGTGGCTAATGGAGACGGTAATGAGGAGGGTTTCCTGGGAGGCAAATACAAGATGTCCACATACCAAATTGCACCCTAGGAATAGATATCCTCTTTAGCCAGGGATGTAAAACATGAACCACTTCTGTCCAGAATGACCCAAACACATCGGAATACCAAAAAGTTAATgtgtccacacaaacacacagaaaacacagatgcatataacacacacagtgtcttcTTGATCGCATGGTGTCTTCTTGATCgttcatttacacacaaaaaaacaagtttaACTGTGTGTCAGGGAAGCAAACACAAAGTAATATCATTAATGGTTGAAAAGCCTTTTTGGAAGAACTTTCGACTGAGGCAGCTGTTGAtgtagcttcagtgacttcatcTTGGCAGTAGGTTTCAGAGCGGTTGGTTGAACCGGTAGAAATCGGGTTGCACCTTTGAAGATTGCTGGGTGCATGTAACCTTGGTAATACTGTTCTTCATGCATTAACAAAAGATAAAGACCATGTAATAATGTTATATCAGGGTGCATTATGAAACTGTTTTAACCACACCtcttgggaaggtgttccggtcccgcctcaccgggaggagaccccggggaagacctaggactcgctggagggactatgtctcccggctggcctgggaacgcctcggtgtccccccggaaaagctagaggaagtgtctggggagagggaagtctgggcatccctgcttagactgctgcccccgcgacccggccccggataagcggaagaagatgatgatgatgatgatgatgataatgatagATAATGCTCATCACAAACCATAATATAGTATGAATATGCTCCTGAAAGAGCAATTGTCACTGGACCAGCCTACACCAAGGAACCACCATAGACTACTGGACCACCCTACTCCAATGGACCACCaaagaccactggaccaccctacACCAATGGACCAccatagaccactggaccaccctacACCGTGGAACCACCATAGACTACTGGACCAATCTACATCAATGGACCACTATCGACTATTGGACCACCCTACACCAATGGACCAccatagaccactggaccaccctacACCACGGAACCACCAtagaccactggaacacagatGGACACTGGAATACAGATGGACACTGGAACACTCGAGGTCCAGAGCCCACGCTACTTATCACAAAATCTCAACACTTGTATCCCGCCGGCACTATGAATCTACTACTATGATAGAATAGACAGAAATTCTGAATAAATTGGATAATTTTAGGATTCTTAAAATTACTATTAAATTACTATTACCgacattattatcattatactattattctgatattttttttgtatcattattatattattataatagttAAGTCCAGGTCTTGAAAATATTGAGCAAATCAACCTTTAAGGTTTGAATGGCTATGGTTTGCCCAGCCACAGGGAGCCAAAACTTTTCCAGAACTTTGGGATTTAACTTGAGagctgggtcctctctaggtttcttcctaaatttcggcctttttagggagtttttcctagccactgaaattcaacactactgttgtttgctccttggggtttaaggccgggtgtttctgtaaaagcactttgtgacaactgctgttgtaaaaagggctttacaaatacaaatagttTCAGGATAGCGCAAAGCGGAACACCTTTTTTGTACAGTAGACAGCCCTCCCCTTGAAAGAGCTGTAGCCATTGAGGGCTGTAGCCTCCATTTGCACAGGCACTATGTTTCTATAATTTATGAAGAAGTCAATGAGCATAAGTGACATGAATTGAGTAGGAAAGGTAACATGCTCCAAGGCTTATCTTAAAACAGTTCAaacatatttagttttttggaTACCCCATTGTGACATTACAATATGTCCTTAACATTTTGTattcaaagacagacagaagttCATTAGAGCATATTGTACTGAAGGGCTTACTCAAACAATACACTCCCTCTACCCCATGCGTCATAGTATTTTGAAATTCTGGCAGAGTTTTTAATGTCCTTAAGCAACATGTTTCTTCTCAATCACCTTGGTATTGAGGCTTATGACTAACCCGAGGCCTGGGGTAAGGTATGAGACAGGTAAGTTAATATGACAGTATTTCAGTCACTGACTGCGCCTCATAAAccaacacattttgtgttataaTAAGGTTAGATATTATTGAACAACCCGAGTGTTGCTTCTTCCGCTACAACCACTCTGTGACACAAAATCAGGTTGACCTAATTACTGCAGCAGAGTCATAGTAGGGCAAGCACTCCTCAACTGGGGTTTGGGGAGGCCTTGTTGGCAGAGATTTCCTTGACTCGTCACGCTAGAGACTCCCTCAGGCGAGCTGAGTACCCTGAAAGCTAAACTGAGGTTGTTAGCTTTCGGGAACACGATTCCACTGACTTCTTGGCTGAGTAAGCAATGAAGCAGGCTTGGGTTTGAATTGTCTTTGGGGATTTATACAGCGTCCCACGAGGGGGTGGGGTGACTATAGACAGaaagtgttgtcatttctaaacgGTAAAATCAATATGAATACAAATTCCTTCAAATAAACACAGAGAATCTGGCACTCACCACTAAATTCCTTGTAGAAAGCTGGGGCATATGTTAAgaaaatgcacatttattttaaaagtacTCCATAACAATATAAACGTATGTATTATGAAAAACAAGTTAGATATCTCagattttaataaatatttcaaattttgtgcttatgtttaatttaattactGTTTAGGTAGGGTTTTAGAGCTACTACCCAACTGACTCCCATTCACACCTCCAGAAGGAGTAGGTCCCCGAATAACCAAGAATCAGCACATGACCTGGGATAAAATATgggcaggaactgacaaatcgcacattagacAATGTTCATCGAAATGTATGTGTTCATAAGGCTTGCATAGAAAAGGATCCGGAaagctgtttgcctaaaatCAGAAGTACCGGAACGCGTTCCGGACTGTTCCGGCCCAGGTCAAGCACTGCCCAGAATGTAAAAAGTTCCAGTAAAGTTTTCAACCTACCCAAACGTATCTTTGATGTGTCCTTTCTATGATATGAAAATATGAACAGTAAAACGTATAACAATAACTACACCTTGGGCTGCGTGAGAAGCGTCTGGCTATGAATGTATGAATTCTACGGTGCTGCCAGCTGTGAGCATGTGGAGAAACTCAACCAAAGAAAACTTTTCGGTGCCTTTAATTCCGtgacataaaataatttgtactGCCGATGTCAGATAAGCCATTTTTAACCATATAGTTGCTAAATTCCCAGCTCTTTAAATAAACATCTGAAGACAGAGTAAAAAGAGTTTATTCTTCACGGCAAAATGAACGTCCCATTGCTCCATCTACTGGACTCAATTGTGCAGTAAATATTATCAAACAAGGTCTGCTGTTCAATGGTCTTTTTGACTAATAGCATAGAATGGTACCATCTGAGCATTCACTGCAGTCTGAATTTCAAAGTGGTTACATAATAATTACCAAATGGCATTTCTATCCTAATTATAAGTGTATATTATCTGTTTAACACAAAGCTGAAGACCTAACAGTATCGAAATGGGCCCTGCCTAAGAGGAGTTGACACTCTATatgcagtgagagagacagagagagatctaTATGTAACATCTACTTTATAACATCAAGTACCATCTTTACATTCAATAATTCAAACttgcttttaaatgtttaacttgAATGTCATATGCAGATATGTGATTCTTTTACCTCCTTTATGCTCTTTATGCTCCTTGGTGGTTGACTTGTACACTGTCCAAAAGGGTGATTCTGGACCCTAAATCGCTAGAGACAAGCCATGTCACCTGTCATCTTCCCAAACATTTCTGATATGGGCAGGCTCTTTGCTCTTTTTGTAAGGTAAGCCTTTCAaaaaggtaacacacacacacacacacacacaacagcaaaCCATAATTTCCGCtcaaacacaaacccacacccacacaaaaccCGAACCAAAGACACTATCCACATGCCAAAGAGGTAGGCAGACGTGTTACCACCATACAGCATTTACGCCTGTGTTTTACAACAAACAGGCATAGACTCAATAATAAAAATTTGTCAGCTATTTCCTTACTTAGATTATTAGGCTATTTtcatggaaaaaaaacagatgacAAACCTGGCTGACTTTTGGGTGGTCTATGCCTTTAGTAGAAGCTAGGTTAATGTTTCAGTCTTCAAAGTAGCCTGATGCAAAAGATTTTATCAAATCAGTCTTACCTTAAAAAATTACCAGAGGTTTGGGTTGACTCTCCTGGGCTGAAATTGTCAAGCCATAGacacactttgtgacaactgctgatgtaaaaagggctttatatataGATTTGATTGATGGAATTTGATATTAATTAATTCAATATGAGGTTGGCGATACACAGACATTTCATTCATTCAAACCCTGCCTACAGGTACGTTTTCTTCCTTCGACATCATTGGCGCCTCTCTCTACCGGCAGGCTCACTGCACTGCCCATTGACGTGAAACATTGCTGCAGCTTGGCTAAGCGTtgtcacttgaatcacaacactagTTAAAGCAAACTTGCTAGTTGTAAACACATAGGACTATGTACTGGTCATTTAAATTAGAACTGTATCTGTGTCCTTCAATGAGTAATTGGCCTCTCTAATGTTAGTTGATATCTAATGTTTTCTCTGATATTTCGTAGCAgcatcatttcaaatgtaattgtgtaCATGCTAAGCAAAATGCGTACATTTTGGCAGGTCTGTGTTATGGTATACAAACAGTGCATCATTTCTTAAATTAGTAAAtcttgaaaatgttaatgagttttatttctgtaaaatattatGGTACAAAATATTTGACATAGTTGCTTTAAACTTCACAAAGATTACAGAGTTGTACACTCCTGAAGGAAGGTTTTGTTAAAGGATGGTTTGGTTAGCAATTTGTGATACCAAATTGCAAACTAATTGTGGAATTTGGAATGTGTTTCAGTAACACATTCCACAGATTCTGTGAAATCATGCCAGAGTCAAAACTATGCTTCAGCAAACAATAGTTATACAACTAGgtatcattttttaaatgtaaacaatatttTGGACATTCATCAAAGCTTAGGTATTAATTGTGGGCACCAGAAGGCATAATGTGTAAATCCCATTTCATAGTGTTTCTGAGTTTTAGTAAGTAATGGATAACTATGGATAAGATACCAGTATGATTCTGCATTACAGCAAGAGTCATTTCTATGTGTATAGTAGTGTTTTAGTCTGGGAATACCTCCTTCCAATATTGTGCGACTGTGAAATTCCTGTTCCTCTCAGCCAAGCGGCGCAATGCTATAGCCTCTTTCTTGGACTGCTCGTAACTTGAAGTCCAAATTCCTTGCAAAGACGTCTGGTTGCTAGGAACTGAAACAAAGTCAAATGTCTTTGGAGGTGGACATGTCAAGTGGTTTCTCTCTGCTTGCcaagtttttggaaaaagaccCTGTTTAGATGGCAAAAATACAATACACAGGCACATTAGAAAATGACAATGTACTGGCAAGTCTTTTCCATGTTATTGTCATAAATACAACATTGCATTACAGTCTTGAAATTTCAATCATGTGAATTATAATGTCTAGGAAGATTAGCTTGGCATCAGCTAATGGGTGCCCATAAACATTAATCCATTCCTCACTGACAAAACAATCATACTGGGAACATCCTGAAACACCAAAAAAAAGGATCACAAAGGCATGGCAACAGATTCTTTAACCTGAAAAAGTTACCTCTTTTCGTCTGTCGATATTTTCCCATACCCGGTTGCAAACCATGCACTCAAATACGTCTAGGTAGTTGTCCTGTGTCAGATCCTGGACACCCCACGGGCGTTCCTTGAGCTCCTTTATCAACTTCAGGTTGGAGACCTCCCGCTTTAACTTCCACTCCAGGTAAGTGGAATACTCCAAGTCATTCTCATCTAGCCTCTTAAGATACTGAGCCAGTTTTTCTGGGGGCTCATCCGGGACGACCACAACCGCACTCCTGTTGCTTGGCAGCCAGTTCCAAATGTTGGGAGCCCCATAGTACACTGGGACCACCCCAAGTTTCAGAGGCCTCCATAGCTTCTCTGTGATGTAGTCATCGCAGACAGCATTCTCAAAGGCCAGGATGAACTTGTACTGGGCCAAGATCTGGTAAAATGCTTGCTCCTCCATGGCAGTTGAGTCCCTTAGTAGGGGAGGCAGGTCTCTGTTGTGAAGGCATTGGCCGTAGGAATCGACCTGGATGTGCTTCATCAACTCGCTCACATACGTGTCCCGGTCCGATGGTGTGTCACAGTCTGACTGGATGTACGCTACCGGGGCTAGAGTCTTCCTCAGTTTATTCTTCTGGGTGAGGGGGACGAGATGTGCCTGGGATGTGAGGACGTCCAGGTTCTCTAGGAACTGAGAGGTGAGAGGCAGGTGGGAATGTTGGCTGAAGGTGGCTGTGTGATTAAATAAGGAAATGGCAGGCTCATGGAAGAGCTTGTAGTTGTTTTTGGGCGACTCCTCGTGGAACAGTGCCCACTGGTGGTGCACTCGCCTTGGCAGTGGCAGACTCTCAATGTTGAAGTCAGTACCTGGTTTGATTGAAGAGGCGGTAATTAGTAAGGATTTCATAGCATGGCCAAGGGGGGTATATTACTGGAAACTTTAGAAGTTCATCAGTAAACTACCAGCATTTTGTAACTTTCAAGACATTTATCAGATGACATTTAGTGGCCTTTTTTGGTTACCATCTTTTACCATCTGTGTGTCCTTatgaaatttaaaatatattcaaaaatgtgttaaaccaGTGCTGGATGAGTTGCTGTGAAGACGCCAGGCTGTAAGCACCAATTGGATTACAAGGAAACAGGAAGGGATAAAGGCCAAAGAATTAAGTGATCCTGAAATGGAAGTAAATGAAAAGTATTCTTGTCATATCTCGTATTTAACTGACCTGTGAAATATTCACCATACAGATTTTATCATGTATCATTAACGTAAATAAGAGGAGCTATTTTGATTGCTGTTGATTACAATGCTAATTTATATGGGGGTTAACATGCTTCTCATTATTACACAAAATGTCACTTATTTACATTAGGTTAGCCAGTTCAATTAAGATAATACCTTAGAAAAAGTTGTAATTAATTGAATGCTAAACGTGCTATACagaatatacatatacactttGGCTACTCCACATTTTTAATCATTAAAGATTTAACTTTATTGCACAGCGTGTTACAATTAAACCCCCATGGTGTTAATTAACATTTCCTTAGTTGTACTTTGAGCTGATTTGTAAACAACTAGTATATCCTAGACATGTAGTAGCAGTTTAATGATAGCTGAGTTATGCATCTTGACTGtatgaaaacaatattaatCTAATGCAGATCTTCATTTCTTAATACAAGCCCAAACCAGAAAGTTTGTGACCGGTCAGTGTACAAGGTGCTTATAATAATAGGTTAGAAGATCAAACATGTCCAAGAGCATAACCTACACAAGTGTGTGGCGTAACATTTCAATGTGTATTTTGCACATCCCAATGGGGGGTCACGTCAGGGGTTCAGTCGTTATTGATATCCACCCAAAGTGCCTAACACaatttctatttgcatttttcttCTACACAGATTTTGTTCTCTGGGCTTTGAACAAGCTGCCTGCCTGAGTAGAGTAAATACGTACAATATTCACTAATTTATATCCATTTACTCTGCTTATATGAGACTGCAATGAGCCAACTCTGGAATCTGAAGCAAGATTAAGTAACAGTTTTATGTCTTCCTTTTCTGCCTTGCAGTATTTATTCTGGGAGATACCAAGGGCTTCTTATCAGCGGTTTTCAAATACATTGGTCCTGGATATCCTCTTAAACAAAGTGCACAGCCTTCTTATTTACTGCAGTCCAGTAGCACTTCAGGTTTCCACATTTGGGAGTTAAACC is drawn from Esox lucius isolate fEsoLuc1 chromosome 14, fEsoLuc1.pri, whole genome shotgun sequence and contains these coding sequences:
- the fut10 gene encoding alpha-(1,3)-fucosyltransferase 10 isoform X1 translates to MARLSLRKLFLFFLCLSAVLFLLISLQVVVELGQFERTVHKLPPRDLREAGQRHHSQGLSVLAGEKTSPGELRAQYPYIVWWSPLTGENGRLGECGTNKCFFTINRTFYSHPFTQAFLFYGTDFNIESLPLPRRVHHQWALFHEESPKNNYKLFHEPAISLFNHTATFSQHSHLPLTSQFLENLDVLTSQAHLVPLTQKNKLRKTLAPVAYIQSDCDTPSDRDTYVSELMKHIQVDSYGQCLHNRDLPPLLRDSTAMEEQAFYQILAQYKFILAFENAVCDDYITEKLWRPLKLGVVPVYYGAPNIWNWLPSNRSAVVVVPDEPPEKLAQYLKRLDENDLEYSTYLEWKLKREVSNLKLIKELKERPWGVQDLTQDNYLDVFECMVCNRVWENIDRRKEGLFPKTWQAERNHLTCPPPKTFDFVSVPSNQTSLQGIWTSSYEQSKKEAIALRRLAERNRNFTVAQYWKEVFPD
- the fut10 gene encoding alpha-(1,3)-fucosyltransferase 10 isoform X2; this translates as MARLSLRKLFLFFLCLSAVLFLLISLQVVVELGQFERTVHKLPPRDLREAGQRHHSQGLSVLAGEKTSPGELRAQYPYIVWWSPLTGENGRLGECGTNKCFFTINRTFYSHPFTQAFLFYGTDFNIESLPLPRRVHHQWALFHEESPKNNYKLFHEPAISLFNHTATFSQHSHLPLTSQFLENLDVLTSQAHLVPLTQKNKLRKTLAPVAYIQSDCDTPSDRDTYVSELMKHIQVDSYGQCLHNRDLPPLLRDSTAMEEQAFYQILAQYKFILAFENAVCDDYITEKLWRPLKLGVVPVYYGAPNIWNWLPSNRSAVVVVPDEPPEKLAQYLKRLDENDLEYSTYLEWKLKREVSNLKLIKELKERPWGVQDLTQDNYLDVFECMVCNRVWENIDRRKEFLATRRLCKEFGLQVTSSPRKRL